CAAAGCTTCGTAGGAAAATTGATCTGAAAAtgacatacataaaaaaaaaaagcttaaaaaaatatgcaactaGTCAAAATCAGTGAGTGGCAGTGTCAAGGTCTACCATTGAGTAAAAGATGCCGGATGTTTGTTTTCCTACTTATTGTGAAATTAGAATGAAAGGGGGGGGGCAATGTggttagcaaaaaataaacacattttagattttattgatcagttttcactttaatgAGAATCTAATTGGACAGTGGAGATTGCACCGTagaaacatgtttgaaatatctccttttgcattaaaaaaatgtgccGTCAGATCAGATTTGAGGGACTGGGATTAGACACAGGTCAAAAGaatttcaagggccacaaatgatCTTTGTGTTAGAACGGCcttgtcaaagtccagacctacaTCCAAGTGAGAACAGCTGAAAATTTCTAACTACGAGGTTCTCTCTACCCAATGAGACGAAACTTGAGCTATTTAGCCAAGAAGGACAGAGGGGCAGAAATTTCAGCCTGGATGTGCAAAGAAATTAGATTGCTGCCTGATcttgagtgtgtgtttctgtgatgtGCTCTCTGAGCGCAAATTGAATGAAGAACAGCCAAGTCTTCTTCATTTACATGGAAAGGCGTGCCTGCTGGGTTGCATAAGAGTGAAAgcggtgacctttgaccccccccccccggcCAGGGTTAGGCAATTCACCACCGTAAATTATAACCCGCTCCTGTTTTTCGAGCAGCTTGTTCACTCCTCCCCACCAGCTGATCTTATGTTAAAACTCAACACACGACAGCGTACAGAGCAGGTGCTTGTTATCGCTGTGGTGTCTGGCTGCAAGGAAGAAAAGGCAGAGAGGTTGGCTTCGTGGTATTTTATTATAGTAATCTGGAGATTTTCTTTGTACTCTGTCATTTCCAGGTTGTTTTTCTCACAACAAAGCAAAACGAAACGAGgcaaaaatcagaataaaatcaatttgGGATACATTCAGTGGAAGACATCAAGAACAAATAAATcatctttgcacatttttttcaatcttttaagcaaaaatatatggAGAAAATGTTACGCTTTATTCcccttattttttcttcttcacttttAAGTCAGAAGGCGGGAGGGGGGAAGTAAACAAactatttacaaaatgttttccagacaGCTGTACAGATTTaaacttttgtgtttcttcaggAAGATCTGACCTCAGTGCAGAGGAACCACCCTTTGGTTTCCAGAGACAGCCGGTTCTGCTGCTTTCAGCACAAGTCAGCGAAACATATATATATTGGGGGGAAAAACCCAAATCTGCTGAAATGGGCATCAGGTGCACAAAGCTAACCCACATAGAGCTTTTGGTTTGACTAATGGTGAGGAGAAAGTCATTCGTCTCAGCCAGGGAGAAAATCAGGAGTCCTAGCTACAGGCTTTATTACTTATCTACTATAAGAAATACAAACAGCGAAGATGAACAGTTTAAAGTGTCTTATAACAGTACTTTAGGCGTCTATTATGAGGTTTAGGGCCTGGGTTTAAAGCGTCTGTTTCTGTGGAGGGGTCAAATGTAACTCAGCAAATGATATGGAGTCACATCAGCAGGTCATTTCAAATCAGGAGTCTTACTTACAGTAAGTATGAAACACATAGTTAATATCCCCCCCTTCAATTCACATTAACAacaattcagattttgttttgggtttttttttcttcttctttttttttgcatggtttGTTTCCAATGTGAACAGATTGTGATGAGAACTGTTCAAATCTTGCAATGgtgcacattttaaataacaggACAACATAAAATCTCCCCTGACATGATGACTCTGTCAAGTCAATTTAACAACAGCACccatttttatcaaaaagtgGACCCtgtgttttattggaaaatattCAAGGATCAGGAtgcttaattaaaaatgtgcatgcttaatattttttttcttattcctataattgatcattttgtgtttcataacatttttccttgtttttgtgtagttttttttttgcatttttgcactTTGGGCATTAGCTGAACGAGATGCCACCTCACCTCTATAATCAAAGATGAAGAgaggtaaaacaaacaaacaatcaaaaagcTTATTCTACATTTCCATGACTCCCATACTGTGAAACCGTCTTCAGCAGCAAACTGTGTTGTGATTCCTTGGCAGAAGGGCCCCTTGTGTAATTCTTCTGAAAGCTGGAAGCTTCTATGTTAGAGGTCAGCGTTATTGGCACAGTCTTTCATTTTGCTGGACTAGTTCAGGGGCCCTGGCGGCCATTTGGTTGGATGACATGTCctgattaatataaaaacaactaCAAGATGCTACAACTGCATTATACTagctaaataacattttttaaagaagacaTTATCTTTCATTTTTAGCGATTTggtatttgttgcattttggcTCTGAGCAGTTACTCTTTCAGTAAGAACACATTTTATCATGATACACCACATGTGTACATTGTGGACAAATGTGCTTAACTGGGATTTTgtgataaaacaacacaaagtagaggaTGATGGTGACGTGGGAAGAAGTTCTTGTTAGTTAGAAATAGGTCCGGACTGTTTGAGATGAGGTGACACAATTTGGAAAGGCTCAaggtagtgtgtgtgtgtgtgtgtgtgtgtgtgtgtgtgtggtggtggtggtggggggaggggggggggggtgtgtaTTTGTGACTGCGGTTGATTTTAAGATGTGTATTAACTTACAGCAAGGAGTTTTTCTAGTTAATTTATCATTTACGTTTTTGTCCCTTTTATAATGTTACTGGCATGACTTTGAGTCTTGCAGTTGTACGGTATGATGCTgagataaaaatctgtttaattagtctacaaattaaataatcagCTTTACTGCAAAGCCTTGTCATTTTGCAGCTGCATCTGGTCCAGTTTAAGCTGTGaagttttttctcaaaatacaTACTTacatacagtgtatatatatatatatatatatatatatatatatatatatatatatatatatataaaaccatgTTGATTTCATGCACTTCAGATTTAAGATCCTCGTCAGTAGGACAGTTTTCAATTAGTTTGCATCTAATAAAGCTCATGAACCATctcaaaaggaagaaaaagttgTGCATCCTGtgacattttgaatttattccTTGTGTGGCAGGCATGGCGTACCACTGGTCTTCAAATTGTAACGAAGATGTCCTCAGGGGTGTCCCAGTGTCTGCAGAATGACATTCACAAGCCGACCCACTTCAGCCATGACAGCCCTTCTGTCAGCAGACAAAGGTTAAAGTGCGGATTCTCTTCGAGAAGATGGTTGAATGCGGTCAGTCGGGGTTAGCTCCGACGGAcaacttttgtctttttccgTCTCAGTGTCTCCATCCACATCCTCATCTCTGCTTATGAAGGCCAGCTCGTTCTCGTAGCAGAAGGAGTTGGCGCCAGACGTTGGGAATTTCCTCTCCTCCATGTCTTTGGCGCTGCACCTGGGCGTGGACGGCACCTCAAAGGTTTTGTGAAAGTAGGCATAATCGATCCTGTACTGGCTCCTCTCCTCGAAGATGACGGGCTCGAAGCGGTGGCCCCACAGGATCTCAGACGGTAGGTAAGAGCTTCGCGCTTGCGTCGTCATGGCCGTTGCCTCCACCAGTCCTTCCAGGATGATCACAATCTCGAAGTCGGACATTTCCAGATCTTGCTTGCTGATGCCAAACAGGGGACTCTCTTCGTCGATCTCATGGATGACGGTGAGGGGAGCGACCAAAAACAGGCGGTCGGTGCCTTTATCATAGCCAACATTCATGTCGATTTGATCCAGGGGGATGTACTCGCCCTCCTCTGTGTAGCGGGGCTTCACCATCTGAGCCCGAACATGAGCCTCTACAATGTGGCTCTTCCTCAGGTTGGCAACCCTGACCATGAAGCACAGCTTCCCATCCCGCATGGCGATCACCGCATTGTGGCTGAACAGCAGAGTCTCTGCACGCTTCTTTGGCCGTGCCATCTTGGCCATGATGGCGCCAATCATGAAGGCGTCGATGATGCAGCCCATGATGGACTGAAAGACCACCATGAAGACAGCCGCTGGGCATTCCTCCGTCACGTAGCGAGCTCCGTAACCGATCGTCGTCTGGGTCTCAATGGAGAACAAAAAGGCCGTCACAAAGTTGTTTACCTGCTTGACACAGGGAACAAAATCCTCTCTGTTGTTCTCCATGTCACCATGCAGGAGGCCGATGACCCAGAAGGCCAAGCCGAATGTCAGCCAGGACACCACAAACACCAGGCTGAACAGCAGGAACATGTACCGCCAGCGGATGTCCACGCAAGTAGTGAAAATGTCTGACATATATCTCTGGGATTTCTCGTCCATGTTTGAGAAGTGGATGTTGCACTGGCCGGTCTTATTGACAAACCGGCTGTGGCCTTTGCGTCTTGTGTGGATCTTGCCATTGCCAAAGCTGCCCACGGCTGGCATGGTGCTGAGTCTGAGTCCTTCTTCTTCAGAGGACAGAaagctgtggtggtggtgggcCCTTCCTACGCTCATGCCGCAGTAAAACGCAGCCAGGGGGGCTTCACGCAACAAGCCTGGCTCATGCACAGCTGAGTCCTCTCACAGAGGTGCACAGCTCTGTTTGGTCACAACTTGGTATCAGTCGTCAACTTCTGGAAAGGAAAGGACAGGCAGAATGTTATTATCACCAAGTACAAAGATGGAACAGACAAACTACACCAAAACTAAGAGTGTGATGAAAAACATTGAACCAGTTGAAGGCGCTTATTTTGATTTGTCCTTTTAGTccaaatgtttcaaatacaatgcTCAGTCTTCATTCTCTGAATATGTGATAGacatattttagtgtttttagtttcaaactttgactttttcctTTGCCCTCCAAAACATCCTTTCAACAACAATCAAGGCATTGATTTGTGTCTGACTTTCTCGTTTCTCCTCTTGCATGATCGGAAATACTCTGGTTCATACTataaacatttcaaagctcATCAAGGTACAGAAATAGCCAGCTAATTCAATGCCCTGCCATTTTATGTGACGtatcttgtttttcctccagctgGCACAACTATTAGAGGCACTGGAGTACCGCGATGAGGCTGTGTGATTCCCTTGCGAGGTTGAAGTGGAACGTAATAGGGGCTAAAAAAAGATGAGGCAGAAAACTGGGTATTGAAACAGAGGTCAGCTCAGACACAAGTGGTTCGATGGCAACGTTCAAAGTGATTACCAAAgacatttagtaaaaaaaaaagaaatggtttaAAACACCGCAGTACCATGTATGTGCTTTAGAAAATGATTAACTTGACTTACCCTTAAAGTTTCAGGCATCTAATTACTATTGAGTGAGTTAGTAGtaattgagttgttttttttcagattatccaTTTTGAAGCGAAGATAATGCTATTCTTGCAGACATTCTTTCATATGTTCGAAACTAGGTTATTTCACCTTGTAAGAAATAACCCAAAGGCTCTGGATCCATGTTAGCCTGTGGTATAGTGTGATTAAAGACAGGTGTGTTTAACTTTTTGACTTTGCAGTGGCTGATTATTTCTTTCCAGTGGGAGTTTCTAATCTCTTcatcagacttttattttattcatacacTCTGTATTGAGCTAAAAGTATTCGTCTCCCTTCTCTATCCTGTTTTATCTTTCATATTACAACTCTTTTGTAGCCTCTAACAAGTTTTCCTAAAGTAATGCCCTTCCCCCTGCGTTTCTTCTACTCTCACCAGCTTCCCCCGTTTGTGCTCAAGAAGCTTTCAATGCGATGTGACcctgatttattttccagcaagacAACAACCTGAATCTTCCATCTAGAGGTGCACAGAAATTGTTTGAAGATTACAAGGTGGATGttctggagtggcctagtcaaagcccagacctcaATTCAATAGAGAATTTGTGGTAGGACCTGATGAGTGAAATATCCCAACgagtgaatactttttagaACCATCGCATAAACACAAATGTTCTGTCTTTTATTGCATAACTGGGATCAACTTTTACAAATAGTTGTAAAGTCTGTGATGTCCTTGTACAAGgaagcatttaaaattttacataacaAGCCAACAAAGTGGCATCcttataaaattcagaaaagcaTAATCTGTTCAACTTTGAGAGACTGCAGAGACTGCAATTCAGTAAGATGCTAACATAATTTGGACAatcatttctctcattttgaaATAGTTTccatataataaaataattaacactAGAcctttcacatttaatttgaaaaaaatagctAATATGTGAACACTGAAACTAGTTCAGTCTTCACTactcaatatttgttttttaagtaattttatttgactgaattttctgggtttttcccccattaaattcttattttacTCTTAGTATTACGTGTAATTTATACAGTACGATGTTTTTAGGGTTGCACTAATGTCAAAATTTGGGCCAATATCGATGTCCAATATCTGACATTGATAATGCTGTTTACCAATACTATACATATTTCCCTACACTTTCGACACAGTGTAAAAGCGACATCAATGTCTGcactgcttctctgcttcaatTAAACATCCCATAATCCTGCACTGCATCGCTACTAGTTACATGACTGAACAAATACTACGTAGCCAAACCCTCCAGCTCCTGAAACACAAATGGCAGCAAGATGGAAATCAATATCGGTTGTTAATATCGGCCCAGTTTCACGTATTGGGCAGAcattgatttgtttaaaaaaaaaaaagactataaTCAGCCAATACCAGTGTTGATGCCAATATATCGTGTATCACCAGTTTCTTTGTAATAATAGCTTTAAGAGTTAATGTCTTCACGTCTGCAACTTAACCTTTGGCTAGAGAACATGAGTTCAAGAGAGGAGTTGAcaagagtttaataaattgGACAAAAATTAGGGgacttctttttaatttgtaaaaaaataaaaataaataaataaatggaaatctggtttcctgttttattcactCGACAATCCACTACCACTTTGTGTTGACCTGCTTCCGCAAAGCGTTCTGTTTGTTAGATTGACGTTTGTGGTTCTTGAAAAGAATGTGGATCGAAGTGTGAGAATGGTTTATTGGGTAAAACAGACTGATCTACATTTAGTCTAGTTGACTAAATGTAGATACATATTTCATCCTAAAAGTTTTCTTCATATTAACATAGGAAGACGAGAAAATATCTGGACATCTGCTGGCCTCCAGACAGGAAGGGGGCAGAAGGTTTAAAGGGGTCACGTTGGTGGAGAAATGGCTAAGTATCCATTCGAATGATGGCATTTAgtaagaaaatgcaaatgtttactAAAAGCTGCCCTTTAGGTTTAGACATACTGCATGTTTGAGTTGTAAATGGAGAGACTAATTTAGTTTCTAAAagctgttagaaaaaaaaagagaaactggtTTGCATAACAAAACCAGTTCCTCTAACTTGAACTTGAATACTAATATCTGGGTCATCCTAGCAAAATAGGAAAATATGATTCCATCTTTTTGCTTTCTCTCATATTTATCAGTTTAATGATGAAGGAATCATCAAATAAATGCACTGTGTTTGCaacatatgtgttttttttaaaaatttgttttaacaaagcTTCTTGGTGGAGTCCTGTAGTCTGTCCTGCCAGTGTCATCATCATGGAGCTTGAATAACTCCCTGTTTCTACCCTTCATTTAACAGGtgcatgtaataaaaaaaaagtagggcAGGGACAAATTCACTGTACTGGGACAAGTACAAATAAGTGTCAAACTACTCCTTGAATTATAACAacctattttcattttttatttttattttttgcatgtttttaaacaatAGTTCCTGTTTCCTGATCATCTAGTTGCTAGGAAGCAGAATGTGAGTTTCGGAGggatattattttctaatttcttcGTGCCAAATCTCGTCTGCTTTCTCACAAATCACACTCTGCCTGCTGTGCTGTTACATTAATGCTAAGGAGACGGCAAGCTGTGAATTGTTCTTACTGGAAATATATTTGAGCTGTGAGATGAGCAATAATCCAGCAATAAATCCATCCTCACTATGATGTgttatcaaaagaaaaacttaccTTTTGTTCATGTGTTCTtgataaaagcagatctttatttttccttctttttcaaagtttccaggtttttgtttttcactagCCAAATTGCTGCATGACTTTCTTCAAGCtcctttctcttcttctcttctgttaAGGGTAAAACCACTCTATCATCCCGAGAAAGCAAAGCAAATAATCAGTTAATATCTTCATGTTTCTGcctgatttaaaacaatctaTTTCTCCACCAGAGCTGGAGAGGGTCCCAGTCTGTCCTTCTCTGCTTGATGTCCAGGGGtccagaaacagacaaaaaataaataaataaattacagaaatactTCAGCCAAGCTCTGAAATCGtaattttttatctcaaaatagAACAGCGGActaattaaatgaatttatgGCCTGCTGGTCCGGTCCAATCAACAATTCGACTCGTCACAGTTTATCCTCTCAGCAGCGGTGGCCGACAGTCTCTCCTCTTCCACGTGTCTCTCACTTTCTTAGTATATCTGCCATCTGATCTTGTTCTGCTGCATATCCCACTCCGTATCCCACATCTAGTGAACTATTGCTCACGGCTCATCTCTGGTCCTCCCCCTCCCTCTCACGGTGTCACTGTAGATACTTGGCATTTGGAAATGACTACACGCTCTTCCTCGGTGAAGTGTTGATGGTCGGCTGATGAGAACTGCTGATGAAAGGACCAACTGGTTCCATCAGGTTTAACGCGTGCAAGTGTGACCTAAACATGATGACTGTTCTTATGAAACTGGTTTCACTATAAGGTACTTGAATACAGAGAAAAGACTTCCAGAGCGATTGGTTTGGTTTCCATTTAGACTCATTTGGATATTGGAAATGTTCCTGTTGAGCTTGCAAATAGCTGCTTTCTTAACTTTAAgtttaatatatacagtatattcgTTATTTTGTTCTAAAAGATGGACTCCCGTGTTAAATTGGAagggttttaaaatgtattagaCAAGTCTGTTCAGGAAGAAgctgcaaaaaatgaaaaataaatcaacaaccTGGTTGCAAGTCTTTCTACAACACACAGTCTCTTTTAATCTATGCctacaattaataataataaacttgaTAGGCAACAGCGACATTATAAAGCTTACTAAAACTGCACGTTTCTgcaaaatttataaaaaaacacttcaggGATGCCTTTAAAGAGATTGTGAGCAtcactgaaggagctgctgAAATTTTTAGGTTGGTACTGATTCTGttctaaataagaaaacaatctTCTGCATTCTCCATATGTCCAAATGCACACATGagtttgtttgtcttcttgcaaaaacaacaagaacaaagtTGTTTCTGCCAAGGAGACTAACTTCACAAGAACCTAAATGCAGAACTCTTTGGCGAGTCTCAAAGCTCCATTTTACTGCAGGATTTATGTATAAAGTTTGACTCTAccagacaaagaagaaaacatttctgcccGGACGACGTGTCCATCACGCAGAACTAAATTGTTTCATATTGTTcttttatggataaaaaaacaaacttgaaaacATATCActtgaatttgatttattttgtctttgcgAGTTCAGCTTGTTTGAAGGAAACCAAGATGTTGCTCCTCTAAATATAACACTAAAAAACACTGGAGCTATCTCAAATTTAGTCCAAAGTGGCCATAAATGAGAGTAACTTTGAGAAaaccacagaaacattttaaagcaacttGAAAACTATTGTTGCTTCCTGTGCAGACGTCCACTGTACGAAGGTACTGTCAGAACTGTAAATGGGTTACAGGTTCAGTTTGGAGACCAGATGGGGATGATGATGTAAAGGGTGCCATCGGGACGGAGTAAACCCAGAGCCTCGTCGTTGTGTACCAAGTTATTTAAAGGCCTCCTCACTGCGGCAGCACAAACTGGGCCAGGTTCAGCCAGTTTCAACGGCTGGTCACACTTGATCACCTTTCAGATGACCAGCACACGTCTggttatttttatccatttcagAGCTGGGAGGTTTTACGCCATCAAATGTAAGAtgggagaaaaatattttcaaatgacGCCTTCCCTTGTTAGTTGGTAGATTTTAATgttgttattaaaacaaatttatactCAAAGCACTCATTAGATctttatatttgaatttttaccttttgtaatgagtttaatatattttgagaCACAAGACCCAAACTAATTCAAGAAAACAACATAAGCAACTCAAAATTAATATAAAGAATGttgtagaaagaaaatcacaacatataaaaaatcttaaagctctgttttttaaaaaaaaacaacaaaaaaacattgtaatctcaatgatgaataaaatgagaatttttttaagaatctgtctaaattattaaagtattattttagtatcttttttttctactgttattgtgaaataaacttttaaagtgTGACTTGTTTCCCCTTATTGAAAATAGCTTAACTTGCTAAACcatgcaaaaataatcacagGTGTGTTCCTACTGATTTCCTTACGTTTTTCAGAGAAATATATGGCACATCACCATCTTTGATGTTTATCAGCACCCGGAGTAAAGAAGTGTAAAAATCCTTCAAATATGACGATTTTTCCCTTCAGCAGCAcaatattttgatgaaaatgtagaaaaatacacatttgtaTTAGAGAGACAAAGtcttgaataaaataaataattgttt
The DNA window shown above is from Xiphophorus couchianus chromosome 16, X_couchianus-1.0, whole genome shotgun sequence and carries:
- the kcnj12b gene encoding ATP-sensitive inward rectifier potassium channel 12, coding for MSVGRAHHHHSFLSSEEEGLRLSTMPAVGSFGNGKIHTRRKGHSRFVNKTGQCNIHFSNMDEKSQRYMSDIFTTCVDIRWRYMFLLFSLVFVVSWLTFGLAFWVIGLLHGDMENNREDFVPCVKQVNNFVTAFLFSIETQTTIGYGARYVTEECPAAVFMVVFQSIMGCIIDAFMIGAIMAKMARPKKRAETLLFSHNAVIAMRDGKLCFMVRVANLRKSHIVEAHVRAQMVKPRYTEEGEYIPLDQIDMNVGYDKGTDRLFLVAPLTVIHEIDEESPLFGISKQDLEMSDFEIVIILEGLVEATAMTTQARSSYLPSEILWGHRFEPVIFEERSQYRIDYAYFHKTFEVPSTPRCSAKDMEERKFPTSGANSFCYENELAFISRDEDVDGDTETEKDKSCPSELTPTDRIQPSSRRESAL